The genome window ACTTGAGTTTGTAGTACACaagattaatcaaatatattgttCTCTTTACTCTCTATATAATGTAATCATTAGGACGTAACACGTTATCAACACAAGAAggctaaatatttttaaacctTAAGGTGGTGTAAAAATTCAAGGTACTAGCAACATTGTTTGCAGATCAAGGTGGTACAGATATATAAGTACAACAGGTATTAACCAAaacatatttatgtattttagttttcctctataatatatgatatgatAGTGTAccatcactactagaaaaagtggatTTAACATCGCCGATTTAACATCAGTTGTAAAAACCACCGATGTTAAAGACTTTTTTAAcatcaattattaaaaaaccGATGTAAAAGAGAAATTTGGACATCGGTTGTTAAAATAACCAATATCTTAAATAcagtttaaaaatgaaaaaacacgCGGATTTGTTTCCCCCCTTTTATCAGACAACAAAACATCCGCTTTTTGTACTTAACAAAAAAACGCcaaaattgattttcttttattccTCCTATCTTCAGACAGcagtctctccctctctccctgcTCTCGCGATTCTCTCGCCCTCTCTCCCCGCTCCCCGTCTCTCACTCTCTCGCCGTCTCTTATTCTCACAACCTCTCCCAAACCTCAACTCTCTCAACATCTCACaaacctctccctctctccccgcTGTCAACTCTCTCAACTCTCTCGCTGTCcaacttaaattcaaatttggagCTTCAATTGAAGACCATCTTGAAGACTCATCTTGGAGTAGCTTCAATTGAAGACTCTTGCTGAAGAAATTAGGGTTTGCAGCTTCGTTCGTAACTCAGTTTACATTTTGGagttaattagggttttgaatcaAATTTGGGGATTTCATCTACAACCTCGTTTCTCAGTTGCTTGAAGGTATATATcatcttttctcacttttataGTGGTACAAATTTGGGGATTACAtgcattttttgtttatttttgactTGAATTCGAGTTTGTTGTATAATATAGTCTCATTGGTGTTACaaaatttggggatttttgttTATAGTTGCTCTTTTATTTGCAAGCTTATACAGAGTTTATAAAGTTTGTGCTCTGTTATTGTTTTTGTGATTTGGGGATTGCTATGCTTTGTTAATGAACTGATGTTTATATGCGTGTTTTGTTCAttgttaaattttgataaatgtttGTGTTTGATGGGTTGTAAGCGGgtcagtttatatatatatatgatgttgATTTTGCAGTTTGGTGTTATGATTGTTTAATCgtttatatgtaatattattaGGCTATTAATTAGGAAATTTGtaataaatctatatatttCTAATATGTTATATGACAATCAGGTAGGTTGATTAACGAAATATGGACAAGTCTTGGATTTCAAAAGATAGGGATTCTTTAGAATATGAAGTGGGGGTTGAATCTTTCTTGATATTTGCCAAAGAAAATGCTAAGAATCCTAATAAAATCCCTTGCCCCTGTGCACGTTGTGGGAATTTTAAGAAGCATTCTGTTAAAATAATTAGAGGTTATTTGTATGAAAAAGGATTTAGTTTGGGGTATGTTGATTGGATATGGCACGGAGAAAAGTGTCCAACTAGTGAGTCAGCACCAAAGTCTTCTTTTGGTAGTAATTTAGTCGAAATTCCTACATCCAAAAATGTTGACATATGTGAAGCAGCGTATGTGAGgagtgaatatattgatgattCTGCTGAGTTTAGTAGGTTTGTCGCTGATGCAGAACAACCGTTATACAAGGGTAGCGACAACATCAAATTAGAGTCGATGTTGAAATTACACAATTGGAAATCTAGGTTTGGCATAAGCGATAGTTCCTTCACCGATCTTCTTTCTTCTACAGGGTCTTTACTGCCTAAAGACCATGTGTTACCCGTGAATGCGTGTGAAGCGAAAAAAACCCTAAATGATTTAGGCCTCGAGTATATTAAGTTTCACGCGTGTCCAAATGATTGTGTACTGTACATGGGTTTAAATATTGATGCGTCGGAGTGCCCCAAGTGCCATCTGTCTCGTTGGAAGGTTGGAAAGGATGGTAAACCTAGGATTAATGTTCTAGCCAATGCAATGTGGTATTTTCTGATAATTCCTCGATTTAAAAGGATGTTTAAATCTCCTGCCACGGCTGAACTTATGAGTTGGCATTCGAACAAGCGAATTCAAGATGGCCAAATGCATCATCCAGCCGACTCTGCTTCTTGGAGGAATGTTGACTATAGGTGGCCTGAATTTGGTAGTGAGTCGAGAAACATTCGCTTAGCATTAGCTGCTGATGGAATAAACCCGCACAATAATGGCCTTACCAATAGGTACACTTGCTGGCCAGTAGTTTTAGTAACTTATAACCTTCCTCCATGGTTATGCatgaagaggaagtttatgATGCTAACTATACTAGTTTCAGGTCCACATGAACCGGGTAATAACATTGACGTGTATTTGCAACCATTGATTGACGATCTGAAAAAGCTTTTGGAAGAAGGTAAACAGAATGTATACGATGCGTATACAAAGTCTTATTTCACATTAAGATCTGTTCTAATGTGGACCATAAACGACTTTCCGGTGTATGGAAATTTGTCGGGCTGTGTGAATAAAGGTTATATGGCGTGTCCAATTTGTGGAGATGACACAGTAgctaaacatttaaaatttagcAGAAAAATTTGTTACTAAGGACATCGAAGATATTTGCCACCACATCATCCCTATAGGAGGAGTAAGGCAGCTTTTAATGGAGAACAAGACTTTGGATGCGCACGTCAACCCCATTCTGGTGAAGAAGTCTTAATGCAGCAGGAGCAGACTGAATTTGCATTTGGGAAGGAGGTGAAAAAAGCAAAAAAAGTGGATTGTCCatggaagaagaagtcaattttCTTCGAGTTGGAGTATTGGAAATTTCATCATGTACGTCATTGTCTCGATGTTATGCACATTGTAAAAAATGTGTGTGATAATTTAATCGGGACATTGTTGAATCTTCCATTCAAGAGTAAAGATAGCATGGACTCTCGTCGTGATATGATTGAGATGGGTGTGAGGCCTGACCTGGCTCCCGAAGTAGGAGAAAAACGAACCTACCTCTCCCCTGCCCCTTATACTTTGTCAAGAGCAGAAAAAAGAAAGATGTTAGAGTCATTATCGCATATGAAACTTCCTTATGGCCATTCATCGAACATAAAAAATTGTGTTCCCATGTCTGATTTAAAGATTTATGGGTTGAAGTCCCACGATTGTCACACCCTTCTCCAGCAGCTTCTCCCGATTTCAATTCGCTCGATTCTTCCAAAAAATGTTCGGGTCAGCATAATCAGACTTTGTTTCTTCTTCAACAGTTTATGTAATAAAGTTGTTGATATATCCAAACTCGATAAACTACAGTCAGATTTGGTGTTGACTTTGTGTGAGTTAGTAAAAATCTTCCCGCCTTCGTTTTTTGATGTAATGATACACTTAACGGTCCACTTGGTTAGAGAATTACGCTTATGTGGACCTGTGTTCTATAGCTGGATGTTCCCGTTTGAACGGTTCAACAAAGTGTTGAAGAGTTATGTTCGGAACCGTTACTATTCAGAGGGGTGTATAGCAGAAAGCTACCTAGGAGAAGAGTCGATTGAGTTTTGCTCAGAATTTGTTAGGCAAAGCTGCACGACTGCTGGTCTTCCAAAGGACAAGGGCAAACTTTCTGGGCCATTATCGGGTGTAATGGTAAAGTCTGTGGATGAGAAAGAAAGAGACGAGGCACATTTACATGTCCTGCAGAACAACTCTGAAGTGTATCCTTATATCATGTAAGCTTATCTTTTTCCTGTTTTCAATTCAAGtcttgataaataattttttcaattacaTAACATATGCATTATCTCAGGAAGCATAAGGAGTTACTAGAACAGCAGTACcaaggcaaaaaaaaaagagtgctCAATGGCTAATTGGAGAGCACAACCGTTTATTTGCTAATTGGTTTAAAAAAAGGGTTAGTTTCccttttacttattttgatGCATAGTTAGATATAAATGTCTAGTTATTGATTGGTTTTAAAATATGTGCGCTGGTTAGTGCTGAAATAgtagagaatcctgaaaatattaCCAAAACGATTAGATGGTTGGCAGGCAAACCATCGTTTTCGGTTCTTAGCTGTGATGGTTACTTGATTGATGGGGTACGATACTTCATAAAGGACCGTGATGATGCAAGAGTTGTTCAGAATAGCGGGGTTTCTTTAGTTGCCTGGACAGTACAAGTGTCCAGTGCTAAGGACATGAATCCCGTGGAGTCTGATATGACATTCTATGGGATAATCGAAGAGATTTGGGAATTAGATTACTATGCTTTTAAAGCTCCACTTTTCTTATGTAAATGGGCAGACAGTGAGAGAGGTATCAAAGTTGATTTTAGGCTTCACTCTTGTAGATTTCAGTCGGCTTGGTCACAAGAACGACAAGTATGTGTCTATTGACCACGTGAAACAAGTCTTCTATATTAAAGACCTTGTCGATGCTAGGTGGTCTATTGCATTGAACTCTACAAAGGCAGACTATCAAGAGTTGTACAATGATGATGATTTGGGAGACACGACTCTTGAAAATTCCCCATTCTGCATAGATGTTCCTATGTGTGATCATGACGAAGAACCTGAGCCTAATGTTAGCAATAAAAGGCAAAATGTTGAGGGGATTcggattaaaaaatgatgatatatatatatatatatatatatatatatatatatatatatatatatatatattaatttagaacTAATCTGCATTCCCATTTTGTGATTTGTTTTAATCTGGATGATTCTTCATTGTAATTGTAATTTGAATATTGTTTTTCCCATTTTGTGATTTGTTTTAATCTGCATTATTCCTAGTTAATATTGTAGCTTCTTCATTtaattgtaatttaaatttgcTTCTTCATTGTAATTGTAATTGTAGTTGTAATTGCAACTTATAATTGTATATACATGTGCTAATGTGTATCTTACAGATTCAAGAATGGCAATGAAGAAGCAAAAAGTTGTGAAAGCGTCTAAAAAGGATAAAAACAACGGTGAAGCAGTGGAGAAGCAGTTGTTAGGGGCAAATGAAGTACCAGAATTTGAAGTTGCAGACTCTCAAGGTACAGAGCCTAAAAGTGCAGAATTTCCAAAGGGGACGGTTACTAGTACCGAAACAGCAAAATTAAGGACGTCTGGAGGTAAGCGTAGCATATGTGCTATGCACAAAGTTGTTGTTAAAAAGGCCCaagggaaaaaaattaaagttagATACAATGAGCGTGGGGATCTAGTTGGAGATACTAGACACACCTTGCAGTCCTACATAGGTATGTTGGGTAGGACTATGGTGCCAATTGACATCCCTAGCTAGCCAAAAGTAGATGCAGAAATGAAAGAGAGGTTATGGAATGATGTTCAGGTAAATTCTATCTACCGCTAAATATTACCTTCTTTATCTCGTctttatttcttttgaattttataGTAGTTGCATATCTGTTGCAGGCAGCCTTTAAAGTGAGACCAGAAAGTCGATCTTTAGTGCTGAAGTCTGCAGGGGAAAAATGGAGACAGTTCAAGGCTACATTAACTGCTAACCATGTGATGCCATATGCTGGCAAGAAGAAAAAACTTAGCAAGCCTCCAAAGAAGTATGCATTTGTCAGTAAAGATTCTTGGAGAGAGTTTGTTGCCCAGCGGACTAGTAAGGAATGGATGGTATGCATTTCACCTTAATTTCACCTTCAATTTCACgtttaatgaattttatccTAATGTgttgtgttttatgtttttggTTGCAGTCTATTCATAATAAGCAGAGTGATAGAGTCAAGAAGCGGAAATATCAGCACCGCCTTTCAAGGAAGGGCTACATCGGCCTTCATGAAGAAGAAGTAAGATTTCACcttaactttttttattttaattgatcaATATCCTGTAATTAAATACTCCACATATTTTAAACAGGTAAAGAAAGGCAATATTGAGCCTGGAGAAATTCCTGATCGTGCGATTTTATGGAAAAAGGCTCGAGTTCGGAAGGATCTTCAAGTCAATGAATATGTGACTgagataaacaaaaaaattgtaagACTAATATCCTCATTATTTAGTATAATTGGGGTTCGATGAAATGCAAATTATTATTAACATTGTAAATTGTAAAAATTGTAAAtgaattttgtaaattataatgTAAATGAATTTGTAAATGAATtgttgatatattaaatatgttgACAGGATAATTTgctagaaaagaaaaaaaagggtgAATTAGAAACATCCGGGAGCTAGGATGTATTGTCTCTGGCTTCGGAAACTCCAGAGCACGCAGGAAGGGTTCGAGGGGTGGGGGGTTCTGTCACCCCAAAAGCATTTTTCAATTTTCCAAAGACAAGGAATCGAGTCACCAAAGCTGAATTAATGGCTCGTGATCAGCAAAGGGATGAGGAGATGGAGAAAACGAAGAAAGAACTTGCTGAGCTAAGGGCGCTAATCACTGCAAACAGTCTTCACTCACCAATGTTGTCGGACAAAGGTAGTTTCCAGACGCAGGTTGAAGGTGAAGGTTTAGGCATGAAGCTGAAACCACCAGCTGCGAAGGAATTGGTGGTCGATCAGGATCCAGATTATGTTGCTGTTGAACCTCCACCACCATCTGagaaaaatgtaaaacaaaCTCTGTCTCTTATGTGAGCTTAATCTTATGAGCTTAATCTGCACCTATAATTTTGCTTAATATTATGAGTTTAGGGTGCCCGATCGTGTGAGCTTGCTGTGGGAAGCGTCGACAACAAAGTTGCATTCGACATGGCTTTTGAAGGTGAAGACATGAATAATAATATGCATGAAAAGCCTATGCAACCAGGATGCCTTCGCGTGTTGGTGGATGGAAGCATCGATGGCGATGCACTGGTTCCGGTGCCTATACCTGGTGAAATAGAGAAAGTCCACCAAGTTGTTGGTTCACATGTAGCTTGGCCTAGGGACTTAATCATATTTCCAACTGCTATGGTATGcaaattattatctttttaatttttcacttcTTTGTGCTTATATAAAGTACGtgtgttatataatatatattttaaaatgaattatgTGTAAAAACAGAAAACGCAAGTCACGCCAAAGGGTGATGCTCAACTGTTAAAGTTCGTCAGGGCGAAATTTAAAAATGTGGAGATAAATGAGAAGGTGCCAAGTCGCTTCAGGTTGTTGTATAAACATGCATCAATCATGAAGGAGTCTGACATGTCAATTGAAATTCTATGTGATTATCCAGTCTTTGGCGCTAACAGAAGAATATATGTATTAGCGGAAAATGTTATCGCCTTATGTACATTTGGGATGATTGGTCAAGCTGCAATAGCAACATACATGTTGTAAGTAATTCTTTTAAAATGCTGTTTAGGAATATaacaaatttttgaatatttccAGCAGAATATGTActgacaaaaataaattatattttttcgtAGGTACTTGCATACTCTGATTCAGGAGAAGAATTTGGGGGATTCCTTTAGTTTTATTGACCCGTCGACCTCGTTTAAATTGAATCAGGATTTTGAAAGCTTAATTGTTGGCGAGATGAAAGAGAGCCCAAGTCGCATTTTCTTCATGCCACATAATCAAAAGTAAGTGTTTTCAAATAAAACTTATTTAAAAACTATGATTATTCTGATTCtgcttaattataattttttttaattacctTGTTCAGCATTCATTGGATTTTGGGTTGCAATATGGGAAAGTGACATATACCTTATGAATCCACTACCGCAACGGCCACATTATCCAGCATTTGAAAAAGCTTTACTAaggtattaatataataaataaactcaAATTAGTGGTTTCTCGGatttaacaaatttattaattttcttgCAGCGCTGTTAAATCATTCAATGCTCAAACGGGAAGGGGAAATCTTATTCCCAAAATACATAATCTTGCTGTAAGTACTACTTTCTTGGCTTTGCTGATAGCTCATCGCCTTGTTTATCTTTTTTAGCTGATCgataaataatattgaaatagaGATCACCTAAACAACCCGGTTCTACGGAATGTGGTTACGTTGTGATGCGTTATATGAGGGATATAATTCATGATGAGGACATTTACTCTTTTACTACCAAGGTAATAACATTCTGTGGACTTATTCATATAtaccaactgatgaggacaACCATTTTCTCATTTGGACTTGTATATTTGTAGTGGTCAGCGAAGAATCGGACAAGTTACAAGATGGACGTACTTGATGAGGTGCGTCTGGAGACTCTCACCCAGATTGAAGGTTTCATGTGATCGCGGCTGCAAGTAATCAAGTCATATGTGTCTTTTGGTTGTTGTTGTGTTTCAAACAGTtggtatatgtatattataagaATTGCTAGCTTGATATTGATGTTAATGACTTTTGTTCATGACTTTGGTGATTCATTCCAAAGTACAGTTGGTTTGGAATTTGGTATCTCAACAGATTTGGATTATGAATTTGGTATATATGAATgttgtttttattattgaatcatgTTTTGGTAATTTTATTGTTGTTTGGTATGAATCTTGGTTGGAACCAGTGTCCAAGTTGGTACACAAAAATCTCATTTCAGATTTTTGGGAAAAATGTATAAACAAATACCTCATGCCAAAAAATTCACAGCAGAgacatcatttttttataaaaagatgtTGTTAATTCCCCTATAACACATCATTTTCCATACAAAAACGTTGTAAATTGTAATCTATTAAATCAGTTAGGAAATGAAACTGATGTAATAAAGTACTTTTATATCACCACTTTTATACGAATATATAACAGGGCGATGTAACTTACAACCAATTTACATCAGTTCAGTAAATGAAATCGATGTAATAAACAACTTTTACATCAGTTCAAGGAAGGAAACCGATGTAATAAACCTATTTTACATCACTTTCTTTAAAAACACGATGTAAATAACGTAATTCACAtcatttgtttataaatattcGATGTCATTATCTTCATAAGTCCTACATGGGATGTGTTTAACATGTTCTACTAGTCAAAATATATAGAATTCTTAAAAGAAATGATGCAATAACTGTAAAAAAGTAAAGAAAATACAtcatttttcaattaaaaaataatgtctAATAGTATGTAAGACATCGGTTTAAAACCACCGATGTCTAAAGTGTGGACCTTTTACATCGGCGACATACACATcgccatgttttttttttcagacatcggtttttaaccGATATCTATTAGCTTATTTCTAATAGTGCATGCAATCTCTCTTATCAAAGTTTTTCTTTCCAGAGTGCACTATCTATAAGTGTTTCtataatatatgatatgatAGTGCACTATCaactatatatatgtttaagttGAAACACTTTTAATTTTCTCTCGTAAATAAAATTTCCTTTATATGTCAATTATGGATTTGGTAAATTTTGTGcttctaataaaatatttgttagaATTTAATCGAGTAATATATAATCCATATATTTTCTTCCCAAATGTGAATATAAAAAAGGGCGATAGTGGCATCTTAATAAAATAGAAAGCTTTCTTAACTATAAGTCATTTTATACGTGATAGTCGGTAGCATTAGTACATATGTTTGATTGCTTGTTCACGCTAGCTACCACTTGATAGCATGTTCCTTAATTATATAGATTATATATCACCTTGTATATCTAACTATTGTTCATATACATGTCTCTCTTATATTATCTAGTTTATAATTCGCCCATGGTTTTACTGCAATAAATCAAGTCATTGAACGTAACAACGATATTCGTTTTAGTAGTATAGACCTCTTTGTGCCATACATAATTAAATTCATTGAATTTTTGTCACAT of Daucus carota subsp. sativus chromosome 3, DH1 v3.0, whole genome shotgun sequence contains these proteins:
- the LOC108212424 gene encoding uncharacterized protein LOC108212424, which produces MDKSWISKDRDSLEYEVGVESFLIFAKENAKNPNKIPCPCARCGNFKKHSVKIIRGYLYEKGFSLGYVDWIWHGEKCPTSESAPKSSFGSNLVEIPTSKNVDICEAAYVRSEYIDDSAEFSRFVADAEQPLYKGSDNIKLESMLKLHNWKSRFGISDSSFTDLLSSTGSLLPKDHVLPVNACEAKKTLNDLGLEYIKFHACPNDCVLYMGLNIDASECPKCHLSRWKVGKDGKPRINVLANAMWYFLIIPRFKRMFKSPATAELMSWHSNKRIQDGQMHHPADSASWRNVDYRWPEFGSESRNIRLALAADGINPHNNGLTNRYTCWPVVLVTYNLPPWLCMKRKFMMLTILVSGPHEPGNNIDVYLQPLIDDLKKLLEEGKQNVYDAYTKSYFTLRSVLMWTINDFPVYGNLSGCVNKGYMACPICGDDTVAKHLKFSRKICY